A genome region from Thermococcus sp. includes the following:
- a CDS encoding antitoxin VapB family protein — MGKTITIADDVYYELVRMKGNKSFSELLRELIGKKKKGNLDVLMIAFGTMTEEEAKEFEKEMKEVEEWLNSWTPAW, encoded by the coding sequence TTGGGAAAGACGATAACCATAGCGGATGACGTTTACTACGAGCTCGTCAGGATGAAGGGGAACAAGAGCTTCTCCGAGCTCCTGAGGGAGCTCATAGGCAAGAAAAAAAAGGGCAACCTCGATGTGCTCATGATAGCATTCGGGACAATGACGGAAGAAGAGGCCAAGGAATTTGAGAAGGAAATGAAGGAGGTTGAGGAATGGTTGAACTCTTGGACACCAGCGTGGTGA
- a CDS encoding type II toxin-antitoxin system VapC family toxin: MVELLDTSVVIELFKGNQKVSVQLSEDAEYALPSIVLFELLCGKLKPRQRLALEKMPVLDFDRASAEIAGVIFRDSMSKGLKPPTKDLLIASTAIAHNATLYTCDKDFKRFEEYGLKVKVL, encoded by the coding sequence ATGGTTGAACTCTTGGACACCAGCGTGGTGATTGAGCTGTTCAAAGGCAATCAGAAGGTTTCAGTGCAACTCTCCGAAGATGCCGAGTATGCCCTTCCGTCGATAGTGCTCTTTGAGCTCCTTTGCGGGAAGCTCAAACCCCGGCAGAGGCTGGCCCTCGAAAAGATGCCTGTCCTGGACTTTGACAGGGCTAGTGCAGAGATTGCAGGTGTGATATTCAGGGATTCAATGTCAAAGGGTCTAAAGCCCCCAACTAAGGACCTCCTCATAGCCTCGACTGCGATAGCCCACAATGCAACGCTCTATACCTGCGATAAGGACTTCAAACGCTTCGAAGAGTATGGGCTGAAGGTAAAGGTTTTGTAG